From one Butyricimonas faecihominis genomic stretch:
- a CDS encoding alkaline phosphatase, with translation MRKLLFIWLVGVLVFLFESCSEPRQVKYVFYFIGDGMGVNQVNGTEMFLAELDSVIGVKGLNFASFPVRNYATTYSSYNGVTCSAAAGTALATGEKTKNGTIGMDKEQKEPLYSVAVRAKEAGRKVGIITSVGMNHATPAAFYGHQPRRTMYFELGKDAIKAGFDLYGGGGIIQSVSPKDSTNLFDLLHESGYLVVRGNEMFREKMVELSKLVVIQGGLQTTLPYAIDREEDDFTLSQMTEGAIDFLSRGKQGFFLMVEGGLIDYACHVNDAATAFREVEDFADAVQKAYEFYLKHPDETLIVVTADHETGGIVLGTGSYQLNLRVLENQRVSLEKLTREIRELRDMKSNQVAWEDVQELLAKNLGFWNTVNLSTEDEQALKNCYRETFSGKTVEMVKNLYSENEPIAQLSINILNRLAKISWASGGHSAGVVPVYAIGVGAEWFNGRLDNTDIPRIIEALAKYE, from the coding sequence ATGAGAAAGTTGTTATTTATTTGGCTTGTTGGAGTATTGGTTTTCCTTTTCGAAAGTTGTAGCGAGCCCCGGCAGGTAAAGTACGTGTTCTATTTTATCGGTGATGGTATGGGGGTCAATCAGGTGAACGGGACAGAAATGTTTCTGGCCGAGTTGGATAGTGTTATCGGGGTGAAAGGGCTGAATTTTGCCAGTTTCCCGGTTCGTAATTACGCAACGACTTATTCTTCTTATAATGGTGTTACTTGCTCCGCTGCCGCCGGAACAGCCTTGGCTACCGGGGAGAAGACGAAGAATGGCACGATCGGGATGGATAAGGAACAGAAAGAGCCTTTATATAGTGTTGCCGTACGGGCAAAAGAAGCCGGACGTAAAGTGGGAATCATTACTAGTGTCGGGATGAATCATGCCACTCCGGCGGCGTTTTACGGGCATCAGCCCCGGCGGACGATGTATTTCGAGTTGGGGAAAGATGCCATCAAGGCCGGGTTTGATTTATATGGCGGTGGAGGTATTATTCAATCCGTATCCCCGAAAGATTCCACGAATCTTTTTGATTTGTTGCATGAGTCGGGATATTTGGTTGTTCGGGGAAACGAGATGTTTCGGGAAAAGATGGTTGAGTTGTCTAAACTGGTGGTCATTCAAGGCGGATTACAGACAACGTTACCTTACGCGATAGATCGGGAAGAGGATGATTTCACGTTAAGTCAGATGACGGAAGGGGCGATAGATTTTTTGAGCCGGGGAAAACAGGGTTTTTTCCTAATGGTGGAGGGTGGTTTGATTGATTATGCTTGTCATGTGAATGATGCTGCCACGGCTTTTCGAGAAGTGGAAGATTTTGCTGATGCGGTACAAAAAGCATACGAGTTTTATTTGAAACATCCGGATGAGACGTTGATCGTGGTTACTGCCGATCACGAGACGGGAGGCATCGTTCTCGGGACTGGCTCGTATCAATTGAATCTTCGGGTATTGGAGAATCAGAGGGTGTCTCTGGAGAAATTGACTCGTGAGATTCGGGAATTACGAGATATGAAGAGTAATCAGGTGGCGTGGGAGGATGTGCAGGAGCTTCTGGCGAAGAATTTAGGTTTCTGGAATACCGTAAATTTATCAACGGAAGACGAACAGGCCTTGAAGAATTGTTATCGGGAAACATTCTCGGGCAAGACCGTTGAAATGGTTAAAAATTTGTATTCGGAGAATGAGCCGATCGCTCAATTGTCCATCAATATACTGAATCGTCTTGCCAAAATTAGCTGGGCCAGCGGGGGGCATTCGGCGGGAGTTGTTCCGGTATATGCAATCGGGGTTGGTGCGGAATGGTTTAATGGACGCTTGGATAACACGGATATTCCTAGAATAATTGAGGCTTTGGCAAAATATGAGTAG
- a CDS encoding lysophospholipid acyltransferase family protein has protein sequence MKLLVNLCSYLGYGMLWGVSFLPLPVMYLVTDVLFVILFYGVHYRRKVVDMNLRNSFPEKSEEERKRIARKYYRHLCDTFAEFYKLWHISEDEIKRRCVMVNMDVPHRYFEQGRSVIAFSGHYGNWEMMYSYKLWEKDVELIPIYKPIHNKVFDRMTCKIRSRFGATPLAKADTLRVMLRNQQEGKITMTGFIGDQTPNKRSLHFWTRFLNQDTAVLEGTERIARKLNQPVVFVNMRKVKRGYYHAEFYDLCSDPQSLEPGELTRMHIQMLERFIREEPAYWLWSHRRWKHKRAVVA, from the coding sequence ATGAAATTATTAGTTAATCTATGTTCGTATTTGGGATATGGAATGTTGTGGGGAGTTAGTTTTTTACCTTTACCCGTGATGTATCTGGTGACAGATGTGTTGTTCGTTATTTTGTTTTATGGTGTTCATTATCGTCGGAAAGTGGTCGATATGAATTTGCGGAATTCTTTCCCGGAGAAGAGCGAGGAAGAGCGAAAGCGAATCGCCCGGAAGTACTATCGCCATTTGTGTGATACTTTTGCCGAGTTTTATAAATTGTGGCATATCTCGGAGGACGAAATCAAGAGGCGTTGTGTGATGGTGAATATGGATGTACCGCACCGTTATTTCGAACAAGGACGTAGCGTGATTGCTTTTTCCGGGCATTACGGGAATTGGGAGATGATGTATTCTTATAAGTTGTGGGAGAAGGATGTCGAATTGATCCCGATTTATAAGCCGATACATAATAAGGTGTTTGATCGGATGACTTGTAAGATCAGGAGCCGCTTCGGGGCCACGCCTTTGGCAAAAGCGGATACGCTACGGGTGATGTTGAGGAATCAACAGGAGGGAAAGATTACGATGACCGGGTTTATTGGTGACCAGACACCTAATAAACGCTCTCTTCATTTCTGGACTCGTTTCTTGAATCAAGACACGGCCGTACTGGAGGGAACGGAAAGGATCGCCCGGAAGTTAAACCAGCCGGTGGTTTTCGTGAATATGCGTAAGGTGAAACGGGGCTATTATCATGCCGAGTTTTACGATCTTTGTTCCGACCCGCAAAGTCTGGAACCGGGGGAGTTGACTCGTATGCACATCCAGATGCTGGAACGTTTTATCCGGGAGGAACCGGCGTATTGGTTATGGTCACATCGGAGGTGGAAACATAAAAGGGCGGTTGTAGCGTAA
- a CDS encoding RNA polymerase sigma-70 factor, whose protein sequence is MEKREITGVQGQVNNIEVIFKEYYGSLCYFASQFLKNEEVIEDLVQDVFIALLEKKMLFQSEVHLKNFLYLSIRNSCLNYIRNTRSKDRYIASLAHEEQTEDFEESIILAEIHRELAAAVEKLPEECRKVFQLCYFQGLDNESAAQELGLSVNTVKAQKARGKKILRENLKDIFPLLMLLNPLF, encoded by the coding sequence ATGGAAAAGCGAGAGATTACTGGAGTACAAGGTCAAGTTAACAATATTGAGGTAATATTCAAAGAGTATTATGGCTCTCTTTGTTATTTCGCTTCCCAGTTCTTGAAAAACGAGGAGGTGATAGAGGATCTTGTACAAGATGTTTTTATCGCTCTGTTGGAGAAAAAGATGCTTTTTCAATCCGAAGTACATTTGAAAAATTTCTTGTATTTATCCATTCGGAATTCTTGTTTAAATTATATCCGCAATACCCGTTCGAAAGATCGGTATATTGCTTCATTGGCTCATGAAGAACAGACTGAAGATTTCGAGGAAAGCATTATTTTAGCTGAAATTCATAGAGAATTGGCCGCTGCTGTTGAAAAATTGCCGGAGGAGTGCCGGAAGGTCTTTCAGCTTTGTTATTTTCAAGGGTTGGATAATGAAAGTGCCGCACAAGAACTTGGATTGAGTGTTAATACTGTAAAAGCACAAAAGGCTCGCGGAAAAAAGATTTTAAGAGAAAATTTGAAAGATATTTTCCCATTATTAATGTTACTAAATCCCTTGTTCTAA
- a CDS encoding iron-sulfur cluster assembly scaffold protein produces MIYSHEVQHMCVVKKGPNHGPAPIPEEGKWVRSKEIKDISGLTHGIGWCAPQQGACKLTLNIKDGIIEEALIETIGCSGMTHSAAMASEILPGKTLLEALNTDLVCDAINTAMRELFLQIVYGRSQSAFSEGGLPIGASLEDLGKGMRSQVGTMFGTKAKGTRYLEMAEGYVTRMGLDEDGEVIGYEFIHLGKFTDMLKKGIDPKEAVEKATGSYGRFADAVKYIDPRQE; encoded by the coding sequence ATGATTTACTCACATGAAGTACAACACATGTGTGTTGTGAAAAAAGGACCGAATCACGGTCCGGCACCTATCCCGGAAGAAGGGAAATGGGTTCGTTCCAAAGAGATCAAGGACATTTCAGGATTGACTCACGGTATCGGCTGGTGTGCCCCACAACAGGGAGCTTGTAAATTGACCTTGAACATCAAGGACGGGATTATCGAAGAAGCATTGATCGAGACGATCGGTTGCTCCGGAATGACCCACTCCGCGGCTATGGCCTCCGAGATTTTACCGGGCAAAACTTTACTGGAAGCCTTGAACACGGACCTCGTTTGTGATGCCATCAACACAGCTATGCGCGAACTCTTCCTGCAAATCGTTTACGGCCGTAGCCAAAGTGCTTTCTCGGAAGGCGGACTTCCCATCGGGGCCAGCCTCGAAGACTTGGGTAAAGGCATGAGAAGTCAAGTAGGAACCATGTTCGGAACCAAAGCCAAAGGTACCCGTTACCTTGAAATGGCCGAAGGTTATGTAACCCGTATGGGGCTTGATGAAGACGGAGAAGTCATCGGTTACGAATTCATCCACTTGGGTAAATTTACCGATATGTTGAAAAAAGGTATTGATCCCAAAGAAGCTGTCGAAAAAGCAACAGGATCATACGGTCGTTTTGCGGATGCAGTAAAATACATCGATCCGCGTCAAGAATAA
- a CDS encoding FecR family protein gives MKNSINTYPYDIAAIILAYLRSEIDEKGQQKLDAWLEEADSHKALFARIQDEAMQYEDIQKILSYDAGGAWQIVKQKAARRRRKRLMRVYQVAVSVVVVLGVAIAFLLKEEATVVPVAKVEEITPGRSIAKLTVASGDVYHLDSLNQVDLVTSLAENNGKEVVFTDRQLEESVREIRYNKVEIPRGGEYQIVLGDGTRVYLNAQTELRFPESFANSEQRLVYLTGEAYFEVAKNPSKPFIVQCKDYAVKVLGTSFNVNSYEGDETSKTTLATGKVEIDMDGKQTILNPGQQAIIKDGEVNVREVDVEVYTTWMYENFRFKSESIQEIMTKLSRWYTIDVFYMNEAVKNYHFTGYLPRYAKIADVLELLSLTTNIKFDVKGRTVTVMEK, from the coding sequence ATGAAAAATAGTATTAACACATATCCGTATGACATTGCCGCGATAATATTAGCTTATTTGCGGAGTGAAATAGATGAGAAAGGACAACAAAAACTAGATGCATGGTTGGAGGAGGCCGATTCTCATAAAGCTCTTTTTGCCCGGATTCAGGATGAAGCGATGCAATATGAAGACATTCAGAAAATATTGTCTTATGATGCTGGCGGAGCATGGCAGATCGTGAAACAAAAAGCAGCCCGGAGAAGGAGAAAACGTTTGATGAGGGTATATCAAGTTGCGGTTTCTGTTGTGGTTGTTTTGGGAGTGGCAATCGCTTTCTTGTTGAAGGAAGAGGCTACTGTTGTTCCGGTTGCCAAGGTGGAAGAGATTACTCCGGGGCGTTCCATTGCTAAACTGACTGTCGCATCAGGGGACGTCTATCATTTGGATTCATTGAATCAGGTCGATCTCGTTACTTCTTTGGCAGAAAATAACGGAAAAGAGGTTGTTTTTACAGATCGACAATTGGAGGAAAGTGTGAGAGAAATAAGGTATAATAAAGTCGAGATTCCAAGAGGGGGAGAGTATCAGATTGTGTTGGGAGATGGAACCCGGGTGTATTTGAATGCACAGACGGAACTTCGTTTCCCGGAAAGTTTTGCTAATAGCGAGCAGCGTTTGGTATATTTGACCGGGGAGGCTTATTTCGAGGTGGCTAAAAATCCGTCCAAGCCTTTTATCGTACAATGTAAGGATTATGCGGTGAAGGTTTTGGGAACTTCGTTTAACGTGAATAGTTACGAGGGAGACGAAACTTCTAAAACAACGTTGGCTACCGGTAAGGTCGAAATTGATATGGATGGGAAACAGACGATTTTGAATCCTGGTCAACAGGCGATTATAAAAGATGGAGAAGTGAACGTGAGGGAAGTGGATGTTGAGGTGTACACGACTTGGATGTATGAGAATTTCCGGTTTAAAAGTGAAAGTATTCAGGAGATTATGACGAAACTTTCTCGCTGGTACACGATAGATGTGTTCTATATGAACGAGGCTGTCAAAAATTATCACTTTACCGGTTACTTGCCTCGTTATGCCAAGATTGCTGATGTGTTGGAATTATTGAGTTTAACAACAAATATAAAATTTGATGTAAAGGGTAGAACAGTGACAGTAATGGAGAAGTAG
- a CDS encoding outer membrane beta-barrel family protein, which translates to MEINKYLGLILLFCVTSVAYARQDEKGCIVKGWVKDTVSLKAIAYATVQVAEAEHRTIPVKLTVTDTNGFFKVGPLAVGKYVLTFSHVGYRGVVWEFRVEAGRDEMSVGTLYMVASAERLQEVDVVARKLPIRFEVDKITYDMGDDPDAKNESVLEVLRKVPLVTVDGMDGIELNGRKCSIYINGRPSGLVKQQPGKGLKGIPAVAVKKIEVITDPGAKYDASEVGGIINIEMARMGLEGYSLYVVGGGDDYGTWNVAANGMLKYGKLSLSSFLSYYDVGARRSEYHNVLENLNDQEQRYLVWDMNSEVIQPMTWGNVEVSYEVDSLNLLTFSFSSRQTDSRWKQTGWNEARREDHASLYEYGVSERIGMDDGTREVAFNYQRTFENPDHVFTLSYMYNRTPSEGYTNRDVFDFQKMDEGVKFSPYETRNRNKAYTGEHTVQADYVNRFSAVHALESGVKYIRRNTSSKSFYRERTDAGADWGMQAERMEKLLHVQDIYAAYAAYSFNYKKFGMKLGARFEQATLDVSLYPDTQPDFDARFSNLVPSVALSFQAARTRVWKLGYNMRIMRPGVGLLNPYQSETNASVVSYGNSRLKAERFHHVSFGFSSFASKWMVNASLDYRYAGNAIQGYGFVSEEGRVENTYGNIGKENSVALNLFVNCNLKSKTSVRLNGNVAYIDLESKEVPSSACGWQYSVTGMVQQTLGWGIRTMVQGGYIGSRVSLQTDYPGSYYYVLQVNKSFLKDRFTLSLVASNIFDNERKSKGKKIGAGYVQHFGNVMEYSSVQFWLSYRIGNLRAAVKKVKRGIVNDDVLKE; encoded by the coding sequence ATGGAGATCAATAAATATTTAGGCTTGATTTTATTGTTTTGCGTGACGTCGGTGGCGTATGCGCGGCAAGATGAGAAAGGATGTATCGTGAAAGGATGGGTGAAGGACACGGTGTCGTTGAAAGCGATCGCATATGCCACGGTGCAGGTGGCGGAGGCGGAACATCGAACAATTCCCGTGAAGCTGACGGTGACCGATACGAATGGCTTTTTTAAGGTGGGACCTTTGGCGGTAGGGAAGTATGTACTTACTTTTTCTCACGTGGGTTATCGGGGGGTAGTGTGGGAATTCCGGGTTGAGGCAGGACGGGACGAGATGAGTGTGGGAACATTGTACATGGTGGCGTCCGCGGAGAGATTGCAGGAGGTGGATGTGGTTGCTAGGAAGTTGCCGATCCGGTTTGAGGTGGATAAAATTACTTATGACATGGGGGATGATCCTGACGCGAAGAATGAAAGCGTGCTGGAGGTGTTACGTAAGGTTCCATTGGTGACCGTTGACGGGATGGATGGCATTGAACTGAACGGGAGAAAATGCAGTATTTATATAAACGGACGCCCGTCGGGGCTGGTGAAACAGCAACCGGGAAAGGGATTGAAAGGGATTCCCGCCGTAGCGGTGAAAAAGATCGAGGTGATCACGGACCCGGGTGCGAAATATGATGCATCGGAGGTGGGTGGTATTATAAATATTGAAATGGCGAGGATGGGGCTGGAGGGATATTCCTTGTATGTCGTGGGAGGCGGGGATGATTACGGGACTTGGAATGTGGCCGCGAACGGGATGTTGAAGTATGGTAAATTGTCGTTGTCGTCTTTCTTGTCTTATTATGACGTGGGGGCGAGGAGGTCGGAGTATCATAACGTGTTGGAGAACCTGAACGATCAGGAGCAACGTTATCTCGTGTGGGATATGAATAGCGAGGTGATCCAGCCGATGACTTGGGGAAATGTCGAGGTGAGTTACGAGGTGGATTCGTTGAATTTGTTGACGTTTTCTTTTTCTTCCCGGCAGACGGATTCGAGGTGGAAACAGACGGGATGGAATGAGGCGCGACGAGAGGATCATGCTTCTTTGTATGAATACGGGGTGTCAGAGAGAATCGGGATGGACGATGGGACTCGGGAGGTTGCATTTAATTATCAACGAACGTTCGAGAATCCGGATCACGTGTTTACGCTTTCTTATATGTATAATCGAACACCCTCGGAAGGATATACAAACCGAGACGTGTTTGATTTCCAAAAGATGGATGAGGGGGTGAAGTTTTCTCCTTATGAAACTCGGAACCGGAATAAGGCTTACACGGGAGAACACACGGTGCAGGCAGATTACGTGAATCGGTTTAGTGCGGTACACGCTTTGGAGAGCGGGGTAAAGTATATTCGGAGGAACACGTCGAGCAAGAGTTTTTATCGGGAGCGAACGGATGCGGGAGCGGATTGGGGAATGCAGGCTGAACGGATGGAGAAACTTTTGCACGTGCAGGATATTTATGCTGCCTATGCCGCTTATTCGTTCAACTATAAGAAGTTCGGGATGAAGTTGGGGGCTCGTTTTGAACAGGCAACTTTGGATGTTTCTTTGTACCCGGATACGCAACCGGATTTTGATGCCCGTTTTTCTAATTTGGTACCCTCCGTGGCGTTATCGTTTCAGGCGGCCCGGACACGGGTGTGGAAGTTGGGGTATAATATGCGGATTATGCGACCGGGAGTTGGTTTGCTGAACCCGTACCAGTCGGAAACGAATGCCAGCGTGGTGTCTTACGGGAATAGCCGTTTGAAGGCGGAACGCTTTCATCATGTCAGTTTCGGGTTTAGTTCCTTCGCCTCGAAATGGATGGTGAACGCCAGTCTCGATTATCGTTATGCCGGGAACGCGATTCAAGGGTATGGCTTTGTGAGCGAGGAGGGACGGGTGGAGAATACCTACGGAAATATCGGGAAGGAGAATAGCGTGGCGTTGAATCTGTTCGTGAATTGTAATTTGAAGAGTAAGACCAGCGTGCGTTTGAACGGAAACGTGGCATATATTGATTTGGAGAGTAAGGAAGTACCGTCAAGCGCGTGTGGATGGCAATATTCGGTGACAGGGATGGTACAACAGACGTTGGGATGGGGTATCCGGACGATGGTGCAGGGTGGTTATATCGGTTCCCGGGTCAGCCTGCAAACGGATTATCCGGGGAGTTATTATTACGTGTTGCAGGTAAATAAGAGTTTCTTGAAAGATCGTTTTACCTTGTCTTTGGTGGCTAGTAATATTTTTGATAATGAACGGAAGTCGAAAGGGAAGAAAATAGGAGCGGGGTATGTCCAGCATTTTGGGAATGTCATGGAATATTCGAGTGTGCAGTTTTGGTTGTCTTACCGGATCGGGAACTTACGGGCCGCGGTGAAGAAGGTAAAAAGAGGAATTGTGAATGACGATGTGCTGAAAGAGTGA
- a CDS encoding GGGtGRT protein → MALFESYDRRINQINTVLNNYGIKDIEEAKAICDAKGIDPYKMCKDIQPIAFENAAWAYVVGAAIAIKKGCKKAAEAAEAIGEGLQSFCIPGSVAADRKVGLGHGNLAAMLLREETKCFAFLAGHESFAAAEGAIGIAKSANKVRQQPLKVILNGLGKDAAMIISRINGFTYVQTEFDYYTGELKIVKEKAYSKGERAQVRCYGADDVREGVAIMRHEGVDVSITGNSTNPTRFQHPVAGTYKKECMETGRKYFSVASGGGTGRTLHPDNMAAGPASYGFTDTLGRMHGDAQFAGSSSVPAHVEMMGFLGMGNNPMVGATVAVAVSIEEAMK, encoded by the coding sequence ATGGCTTTATTTGAAAGTTACGACCGTCGGATTAATCAAATTAACACGGTTCTAAATAATTACGGAATAAAAGACATCGAAGAGGCAAAAGCCATCTGTGATGCCAAAGGGATCGACCCCTACAAAATGTGTAAAGATATTCAACCCATCGCATTCGAAAATGCAGCTTGGGCTTATGTAGTCGGTGCAGCTATCGCAATCAAAAAAGGATGCAAAAAAGCTGCTGAAGCCGCAGAAGCAATCGGAGAAGGTTTACAGTCATTCTGTATTCCCGGATCTGTTGCTGCCGATCGTAAAGTGGGTTTAGGCCATGGAAACTTGGCTGCCATGTTACTCCGTGAAGAAACCAAATGCTTTGCATTCCTTGCTGGACACGAATCTTTCGCCGCGGCAGAAGGTGCCATCGGTATCGCAAAATCAGCAAACAAAGTACGTCAACAACCGTTGAAAGTAATCTTGAACGGTTTGGGTAAAGACGCTGCCATGATTATCTCCCGCATCAACGGCTTCACTTACGTGCAAACCGAATTCGACTACTACACCGGAGAACTGAAAATCGTGAAAGAAAAAGCATATTCTAAAGGCGAACGTGCCCAAGTAAGATGTTACGGGGCTGACGATGTTCGGGAAGGCGTAGCTATCATGCGTCACGAGGGTGTAGACGTTTCCATCACCGGAAACTCAACCAACCCGACTCGTTTCCAACACCCGGTTGCCGGAACCTACAAAAAAGAGTGTATGGAAACCGGAAGAAAATACTTCTCTGTTGCCTCTGGTGGTGGTACCGGACGTACCCTTCACCCAGACAACATGGCTGCCGGACCGGCTAGCTATGGTTTCACCGACACGCTTGGCCGGATGCACGGAGACGCCCAATTTGCGGGTTCATCCTCCGTTCCCGCCCACGTGGAAATGATGGGATTCCTTGGAATGGGTAACAATCCGATGGTTGGAGCCACCGTTGCTGTTGCTGTTTCTATCGAGGAAGCAATGAAATAG
- a CDS encoding response regulator transcription factor: protein MDKEFNFIKRKHILIVDDERQLLDLIESILREDGFSSITTAGSAQEAIVACHTSFPDLAILDVNLPDRDGFSLMKDIRQIKDIPILFLTARDKPEDMFTGLDAGGDDYMTKPFLPKELLLRLSAILRRSYKNEKTVIELAHCTIDFDKAEINRQGETFPLTAREHAILNVLYKSANRIVTMDALCAEAWGDNLYGYENSLMAHIRRIREKIEMTPSSPESLITIKGLGYKLIL, encoded by the coding sequence ATGGATAAAGAATTCAATTTCATCAAAAGAAAACACATCCTGATTGTCGATGACGAACGACAATTACTGGACCTCATCGAAAGTATTCTTCGAGAAGACGGTTTTTCTTCCATCACCACCGCCGGTTCCGCGCAAGAAGCCATTGTCGCCTGCCACACCTCCTTCCCCGATCTCGCCATCTTGGACGTGAATCTCCCGGACAGGGATGGATTTTCCCTGATGAAAGACATTCGGCAGATCAAGGACATTCCTATCCTGTTTCTAACCGCCCGGGACAAGCCGGAAGACATGTTCACGGGACTAGATGCCGGGGGCGACGATTACATGACCAAACCGTTTCTTCCCAAAGAACTCCTTCTCCGGCTGAGCGCCATTCTTCGCCGATCATACAAAAATGAGAAAACAGTGATCGAGCTGGCCCATTGCACCATCGATTTCGACAAGGCAGAAATAAACCGCCAAGGCGAGACCTTCCCGCTCACCGCCAGAGAACACGCCATTTTGAACGTACTCTACAAATCGGCCAACCGCATCGTTACCATGGATGCCCTTTGCGCGGAAGCGTGGGGCGATAATCTCTACGGGTATGAAAATTCCCTTATGGCCCACATCCGGCGTATCCGGGAAAAGATAGAAATGACCCCTTCCTCCCCGGAATCTCTCATCACGATCAAGGGGCTTGGTTACAAACTTATCCTATAA